From the genome of Perca fluviatilis chromosome 1, GENO_Pfluv_1.0, whole genome shotgun sequence, one region includes:
- the LOC120559385 gene encoding coiled-coil domain-containing protein 38-like isoform X1, with the protein MEKGTIQVKVPGSNSRSTERRKKELRTLLAMCVEDETEPKNNLALPKQKQDSPDQNMSLMKEEMKRDRQCDIERKRAQLEASLMKSRKEIKKLKKTIITKTAHMKQLEQSLGIENKISEQCLRRIEKKAEDARTLFEKENQKRKEANSTTAKLTEDIGTLKSELAKIEDILNKYKRYKNILFKLSPPEWQQGSGSSPGPVVPSSREPTLSSARDDTLSKSLTVSVLQEKLELYFSDPQQLLDLMAELTEQNLCLIPHSTRVDETLQELKQTIDATWKKMKKDDERLTLQVNDMEERIRNEMERATLLKKKVQLHDSLKTQDQDILLDALGAKVTEVHCRCVDSRLTNLSTLEKLSSVEYRMTVVLELIENIPEEELETLRMIKDNERKSRQREEQLRLEMERKIEMMKKCFKKSHGESKKITGRRLMPRCIPLGQKVKVSDEDNVPNEEELHAFLFTAEDS; encoded by the exons ATGGAGAAAGGAACGATCCAGGTCAAAGTGCCAGGCAGTAACAGCCGGTCtacagagcgcagaaaaaag GAGCTGCGTACTTTATTGGCTATGTGTGTCGAAGACGAGACTGAACCCAAAAATAACTTGGCTCTCCCTAAACAAAAGCAAGACAGTCCTGACCAGAATATGTCGCTGATGAAAGAAG AGATGAAGAGAGACAGGCAATGTGACATTGAACGGAAGAGAGCACAGCTGGAG GCATCTCTGATGAAGAGCAGGAAAGAAATTAAGAAGCTGAAGAAGACCATTATCACAAAGACGGCACATATGAAACAGCTTGAGCAGAGCCTTGGGATAGAGAACAAAATCTCTGAACAGTGCCTCAGGAGGATTGAGAAGAAAGCTGAGGATGCCAGAACACT TTTTGAAAAAGAGAACCAGAAGAGAAAAGAGGCAAATTCTACAACTGCGAAGTTAACTGAAGACATAGGGACCTTAAAAag TGAACTCGCCAAGATTGAGGATATCCTGAATAAATATAAGAGGTACAAGAACATTTTGTTCAAGCTGTCGCCTCCGGAATGGCAGCAGG GTTCAGGGTCCAGTCCGGGTCCAGTTGTGCCATCCAGCAGGGAGCCCACGCTGTCCTCTGCCCGCGACGACACTCT CTCAAAAT CCCTCACAGTGTCTGTCCtgcaggagaagctggagctgTACTTCTCCGATCCCCAGCAGCTTCTGGATCTGATGGCCGAGTTGACGGAACAGAACCTGTGCCTGATTCCGCACTCTACCCGGGTGGACGAGACACTGCAGGAGCTCAAGCAGACCATCGATGCAACCTGGAAGAAAAT GAAAAAGGATGACGAGAGGTTAACGTTGCAGGTGAATGACATGGAGGAGAGAATCAGAAACGAAATGGAGAGAGCTACTTTGCTCAAAAAGAAGGTTCAGCTCCATGACTCCCTGAAAACACAGGACCAG GACATTTTGTTGGATGCTCTGGGTGCCAAGGTGACAGAAGTGCACTGCCGCTGCGTGGACAGCCGCCTGACCAACCTCAGCACCTTGGAGAAGCTGTCCAGCGTGGAGTACCGTATGACCGTGGTGCTGGAGCTCATCGAGAACATCCcggaggaggagctggagacACTGAGGATGATCAAAGACAACGAGAGGAAGTCTAG GCAACGTGAAGAGCAGCTGAGGctggagatggagagaaagataGAGATGATGAAGAAGTGCTTTAAAAAATCCCATGGCGAAAGCAAGAAAATA ACTGGAAGAAGGCTCATGCCCAGGTGCATCCCTCTGGGGCAGAAGGTCAAAGTCAGCGATGAGGACAACGTTCCTAACGAGGAGGAGCTCCATGCCTTCCTCTTCACCGCTGAGGACTCTTGA
- the LOC120559385 gene encoding coiled-coil domain-containing protein 38-like isoform X2 — MEKGTIQVKVPGSNSRSTERRKKELRTLLAMCVEDETEPKNNLALPKQKQDSPDQNMSLMKEEMKRDRQCDIERKRAQLEASLMKSRKEIKKLKKTIITKTAHMKQLEQSLGIENKISEQCLRRIEKKAEDARTLFEKENQKRKEANSTTAKLTEDIGTLKSELAKIEDILNKYKRYKNILFKLSPPEWQQGSGSSPGPVVPSSREPTLSSARDDTLSKCEEKLELYFSDPQQLLDLMAELTEQNLCLIPHSTRVDETLQELKQTIDATWKKMKKDDERLTLQVNDMEERIRNEMERATLLKKKVQLHDSLKTQDQDILLDALGAKVTEVHCRCVDSRLTNLSTLEKLSSVEYRMTVVLELIENIPEEELETLRMIKDNERKSRQREEQLRLEMERKIEMMKKCFKKSHGESKKITGRRLMPRCIPLGQKVKVSDEDNVPNEEELHAFLFTAEDS, encoded by the exons ATGGAGAAAGGAACGATCCAGGTCAAAGTGCCAGGCAGTAACAGCCGGTCtacagagcgcagaaaaaag GAGCTGCGTACTTTATTGGCTATGTGTGTCGAAGACGAGACTGAACCCAAAAATAACTTGGCTCTCCCTAAACAAAAGCAAGACAGTCCTGACCAGAATATGTCGCTGATGAAAGAAG AGATGAAGAGAGACAGGCAATGTGACATTGAACGGAAGAGAGCACAGCTGGAG GCATCTCTGATGAAGAGCAGGAAAGAAATTAAGAAGCTGAAGAAGACCATTATCACAAAGACGGCACATATGAAACAGCTTGAGCAGAGCCTTGGGATAGAGAACAAAATCTCTGAACAGTGCCTCAGGAGGATTGAGAAGAAAGCTGAGGATGCCAGAACACT TTTTGAAAAAGAGAACCAGAAGAGAAAAGAGGCAAATTCTACAACTGCGAAGTTAACTGAAGACATAGGGACCTTAAAAag TGAACTCGCCAAGATTGAGGATATCCTGAATAAATATAAGAGGTACAAGAACATTTTGTTCAAGCTGTCGCCTCCGGAATGGCAGCAGG GTTCAGGGTCCAGTCCGGGTCCAGTTGTGCCATCCAGCAGGGAGCCCACGCTGTCCTCTGCCCGCGACGACACTCT CTCAAAATGTGAG gagaagctggagctgTACTTCTCCGATCCCCAGCAGCTTCTGGATCTGATGGCCGAGTTGACGGAACAGAACCTGTGCCTGATTCCGCACTCTACCCGGGTGGACGAGACACTGCAGGAGCTCAAGCAGACCATCGATGCAACCTGGAAGAAAAT GAAAAAGGATGACGAGAGGTTAACGTTGCAGGTGAATGACATGGAGGAGAGAATCAGAAACGAAATGGAGAGAGCTACTTTGCTCAAAAAGAAGGTTCAGCTCCATGACTCCCTGAAAACACAGGACCAG GACATTTTGTTGGATGCTCTGGGTGCCAAGGTGACAGAAGTGCACTGCCGCTGCGTGGACAGCCGCCTGACCAACCTCAGCACCTTGGAGAAGCTGTCCAGCGTGGAGTACCGTATGACCGTGGTGCTGGAGCTCATCGAGAACATCCcggaggaggagctggagacACTGAGGATGATCAAAGACAACGAGAGGAAGTCTAG GCAACGTGAAGAGCAGCTGAGGctggagatggagagaaagataGAGATGATGAAGAAGTGCTTTAAAAAATCCCATGGCGAAAGCAAGAAAATA ACTGGAAGAAGGCTCATGCCCAGGTGCATCCCTCTGGGGCAGAAGGTCAAAGTCAGCGATGAGGACAACGTTCCTAACGAGGAGGAGCTCCATGCCTTCCTCTTCACCGCTGAGGACTCTTGA